Genomic segment of Saccopteryx bilineata isolate mSacBil1 chromosome 9, mSacBil1_pri_phased_curated, whole genome shotgun sequence:
GGGGTGATTGGCTCCTTATCTCTGGACCTCCTGTGACCTTTCCTCAGTTGGTTAATAGATTCTTTTTTGCCTTTGTCTCTAACTAGCATTCTAGATCTGCTAGGTAAACCTGGTGCATCACCATGCTGGCCGCAAGACTGCTGTGTCTCCGGACACTGCCTTCCAGGGTTTTCCGCCCCGCTTTCACCGAGGCCTTCCCTGTCGAGAGGAATTCCATCAGGAAGAACCAATGGCTCTTAACACCTAGCAGGGTAAACACactgaatgtttttatattgtgtgtctctgtgtgcccCTGGGACCATTTTTTTGATAGTATGAAACTGCATGCTCTACCTTTAATCTTTTACTGAAACAATTAGCCTTGGTACCCAAATTAGCTCTTTTTCTCCATTAGTGTATCATTCTAATCCATCTTTATCTCgtgtgaaagagaaaaggaactaAAACTTTTCCTTTACTTACAGCTCTTACCATTTCTCATTTAGAGTAATTTGTGAGGGATTGAGAGTTGATGGTGTAGCATGGAGATCCTGGATCttgtaataaaaaatttaggAAGTTAGGAAGATTACTAGTTGACCAGTAGACATTACTAAATATGTCATTTTAGCTATTGTTTAGGAAACAGTGAAATCTGTCAGAAAGAAACTCGTTTCTTTTGATAATAGATTTTCTCCTCTGGCATTCAAAGCAAAGGTATATGTTTTGAAATGTGAGGCAGATAAGGAAATAGACAAAATATAGAAGACAAAATTTTTCCTCTTGTATTAACTGTTTCAGTGTTGAAAAGGAGCTAAAGTAGAGGTAGTAGTCATTCTTCCCTTTGGCTTTGTGTTAAAGAAGGAACCTTTCTTGACCCATTTCCCAGATGGAAAAAATGTAGCTGATACtaaatgcatgtttttaaaaaattaatggttgAAATATAATTCtagaattataaatataatttgaagtttatGAAATAAACAATTCTGGGACATAAACTAAAAAGTTAAATTGTAATGAATTAGTCACGTTGCTGATAGAGCTCAAATAGGGTCTCCATTTAGTTTTTTAGGTTGGTGAACATCTCATAGTGAAATTACATACAAAGTACCAGATTACTTTATATAGAGTTTTTTAATGTGAAGTTtgttaatgtttcattttatcGTTAACCTTGTTTTATTTTGGGTGGTGTGTGTCTTGTTTTCATGTATATCAGAAATATGCCaccaagacaagaattgggatcCGGCGTGGGAAAACTAGCCAAGAGCTCAAGGAAGCAGCATTGGAaccatcaatggaaaaaatatttaaaagtaggtatcagtttctgtttgtttgtttgtttgttttttacaaggatagagagagggatagatagtgacagacaggaacagagaaagatgagaagcatcaatcattagtttttcgttgtgacaccttagttgttcattgattgctttctcatatgtgccttgaccgtgggccttcagcagaccgagtaaccccttgctcaagccagcgaccttgggtccaagctggtgagctttgctcaaaccagatgagcctgtgctcaagctggcaaccttggggtctcaaacctgggtcctctgcatcctggtccgacgctctatccactgcgctaccatctGGTCGGGCAgatatcagtttttttaaatgagatccaTAAACAGCTTTCTAAAAACATACGCAGacttgtgtgtatatgtatgttgtCTGGGAAGAAAGGCAATCATTTTCATCATTCTCAGGGATCTGGTGTCCCGGAAAAGATTGGTACTTCATTTCATATTGTGTTCTGTGGTTCCCATAGTTTTTCCAGAGAAAACtctgcttttacctttttttttttttttttttgtatttttccgaagctagaaacggggaagcagacagactccggaatgtgcctgaccgggatccacccggcatgcccaccagggggcgatgctctgccgcatgcaatcaaagccattctagcgcctgaggcagaggccacagagccatcctcagtgcccgggcaaactttgccccagtggagccttggctgcaggaggggaagagagagacagagaggaaggagagagggaggggtagagaagcagatgggcgcttctcctgtgtgccctggccgggaatcgaacccgggactcctgcatgccaggccgacgctctaccactgagccaaccggccagggcaccattatttttttaaggattatTAGTTAATGCACCATCACTAAAAGATATAGGTGTTAATGAAGTTCATTTAAAGTTGCATGAGTCTTTATTCAAGCAAGTGATATTTGGGTATGTTTCAGGTCAGGAGTAAATTCCCAAAACACAGATACTAATAAAAGCATAGCTGTTTAGGAAGCTTTCTCTTAATTGGCTGCTTTTATAGGGCCTCTCAGGAAGCAATACCTTTGATTCAGTTTGGATTTCAGCTTTGCAAGTTCAGAAGCTAGATTGTTAATCTACGCAAAACCTGTCAAAGAACACTATTGCTCCTGAACCTTGCAAGatgtcaatatatatattatagtgaGCCttaccaggtagtggcacagtgggtggagcattggtctgggacacggagaacctaagttcaaaaccctgaggttcctggcttgagcatgggatcatagacatgaccccatgattgctggcctaagcccaaaggtcgctagcttgaagcccaaggtcgctggcttgaacaagggggttgctggctcaactggagagagctccccccatcaaggcacatatgagaaagcaatcaaggaacagctaaggtgctgcaactgagttgatgcttctcactctccccctttttgtctatccctgtctgtcctatCCTACTATCCTATTctttcccctccacacacactgtgtgtgtgtgtgtgtgtgtgtgcgcgcgcgtgggggtgggggggtgggggggggagaggtgtGGAAGAAAGCCCTAATTGGTCTCTCTCAGGGTATTTCTGATCAGTAAGTTGGCCCTGGAAACCAAATTATATGAATCTTAGAGCCACAGAATTGTAACATTCTTAGTGAAAAAATTTAGACTAAAGGGAATAAGGTGTTCTTTATTAGTACTGTCATCTAGTTAGAGCTGCTAGGTTGTTTCTCagtactaaaataaaaacatcctcCCCCTTAATTCACTTGCATAAACGCtgacttcatttttctttggttCCTTTTTTGCTTGACTCCATATACGGCACCATCTTTGCTAATGGCACTTTAGACACTGATAAagcttttcacatttctttctcatCTTTACTGTCATAAGAACACAGAAGTTTTCTCATATCTACAGACATACTGCCTCCAATTTTGTTGAATAAGATTAAAAGTTAATCAGGTGtgatcctttttttattattgattattaTACCAAGTTTcagcagtgtttttttttactggttCCCTAATTTTAAGGCCATTTATATAACCCCATATATATTAATTATGGCTGTTACATAATTATATTTGTATGCAAAGTGATGGtgtatgacaggggtccccaaactacgggccgcatgtggccccctgaggccatttatctggcccccgccgcacttccggaaggggtacctctttcattggtagtcagtgagaggagcatagttcccattgaaatacgggtcagtttgttgatttaaatttacttgttctttattttaaatattgtatttgttcctgttttgtttttttactttaaaataagatatgtgcattgtgcacagggatttgttcatagttttttttataatctggccctccaacggtctgagggacagtgaactggccccctgtgtaaaaagtttggggacccctggtgtatggtttatttttcctcatttaaatgTCAGGAAGGGCTTACCACCAGCATTTTAATTTAGTCAAAACATAGCAGTATTAACCTGCATTTCTTCCTGTGTTCTACAGTTGATCAGATGGGAAGATGGTTTATTGCTGGAGGGGCTGCTGTTGGTCTGGGAGCATTGTGCTACTATGGCTTGGGAATGTCTAATGAGATTGGAGCAATTGAAAAGGCTGTGTAAGTAAATGGTTTCCAAACAATTCCAGCCTTAAAGTTTCCAATTTTATTCTTATCTTTATCTTTTGCcacttttggaatattttatGTCTAGTCTTCCAACTGAGTAGAGTTTACATGAGTGAAAATAGAATCTCTTGTTTCCTTGACATAGATTTATTCAGacctaaataaaagtattttctcaaGGTGATGTGTTCAAGTAAGGAGAAAATGTGTTGCTTTTTTTATGACCCAAGTGCTTAGATGTCttctgtcatttaatttttatggcaACCTCAATGTATGCATCATTTCCATGATAAATTAGGTGACTGAAATTTAGAGCAGTAGGCCTCCCAACTGGTCTGATTGAACCAAAATTCACATCGAGAATCTTAAAATGAACTAAACTgcggtttgttttgtttgttttttttacagcatTTGGCCTCAGTATGTGAAGGATAGAATTCATTCTACCTATATGTACTTAGCAGGAAGTATTGGTTTAACAGCTTTGTCTGCTCTGTCAGTGAGCAGAACTCCTGTTCTCATGAACTTCATGATGAGAGGCTCTTGGGTGGTAAGTcagcttatttttttgttttgtatttttctgaagttggaaacagggaggcagacagattcccacatgcgcccgactgggatccacccggcatgcccaccaggggccatgctctgttgcaaccagagccattctagcgcctgaggcatagactacagagccatcctcagcgcccgggccaactttgctccaatggagccgtggctgcggaggggaagagagacagagaggaaggggggggggggcgggggagagaagcagatgggcgcttctgtgtgccctggccgggaatcgaacccggaactcctgcacgccaggccgacgctctaccactgagccaactggccagggcttgtttttgttttaactttttaaccACTATAGATCAAAAGATCAGACAAAAAAGAGTGGGGCTGAGGAGTTAAATGTAAAGAATACTTTACTAAATGGAACAGGTTTTTGTTCAAAAATAAGCAAATTGTTAGTGCAGCTGAGACAAAGCAAGAAGTACAGGCCATCCCCGGGTTACTGATAAGTTCTATAGgcttgaaaatgttttaagtttttatatgcacagaaaggtaaacaaatactatgttaagacaaacatctaagttgcatttaataggtaaatgtaccttttccagcttacatacaaattcagctGAAGAACAAAACTACAGAACCTGTCTGGTTGGCAGTGTGGGGACTGTACATTGTGAGGCATGCGGCTGTTCTTTGTGGAGTGGAATCTTATAGTGGCCGAGGGGCTGGAAACCAAACTCACAGGAATGTCCTACTTACCAACAGCAGATAGCAAACAgcctcttattttatatattttatggcaGTTTACTAAAAGACCCAAAACCATGAGTGAAAATAGCTGTTCTCTTTAACTTATATTTTACATCAGGTTGCACATTCAGAGGCCTGTGTATCAGACAGCTAACGCAAAAGGGTGAGGCAGGCCTGATGTGCCACACAGGGTTATTGACATCTGGAGAAAGGCCTACTCTACTAAAAGCATTCAGTTcaattgtttgtttttgattaatTGGCCAAACAAAATACCTGCTGCCTGATTCTATCCAAAGGCTACAAGTTTGCAGTTTCTTCTCCTTTTAAATTTCCTGAAGCTACGTTATCACCTTTCTCCCATTACCTATGTTTCTCCCTTGTCGTATACACAAGGAATCTTTAGATGGAAATCTAAGGCAAATGAAGGGGAAGAGGACCAAGTCAGCCCGAAATATTGGAGGACAGAAACATAGTCTAACCTTTTTTATGTGCTTCTGTTGTTTGTGTTTTCCTTTAGCAAGGTCAGAGTTCAAAGCAGTGTACTATATAGATATTCTAATTGGTGTATTatgattaatttttctaaatgttatttGTGTTGTActgtaataaatataattaaaaataacttctggGATTCTTAGAGAGATTTTGTTAAACCTcatctgaaaaagaataaagtttttaaaagataatgttaTTAGTCGAGGCTTAACTCACTCACTTGAAGCTGACCACAGATCTTTATGTATGGTGGGCAGTAGAGGCACTTGCTAAGTTGACTAAACAAAAAGAGGCCTTTTAATGGGCTAGGAAAATACAAGATTCTGTTTATTAGCCTTCATCTTTGTAAACAGGTTTATTGGAGGGACTAAATGAAATTAGAACTCATGGGTTTCTACTTTGTTGTCATATCAGGATTGATTTTTCTTAGTAATACATGTCTTGCAGACAATTGGTGCAACCTTTGCAGCCATGATTGGAGCCGGAATGCTGGTGCAATCAATATCATATGATCAGAGCCCAGGCCCAAAGCATCTTGCTTGGTTACTGCATTCTGGTATGTTCTAATTTTCAACTGTTATTAAATAAATCTTGAATACTACCTTTTTGGTGGCTCTTCACAATCATAAGTGCTTTGTACATAATTTAATTAAGCCTCATGTTTAGAAAACAGTTAATTAAAACCGGCTTACTGCCGGTTAGGTACTGAGACCACAGACATCCTGGATATTACACTTGCCTCTTACAGTAGTCTCGTATATGCAGACATTTCCTTCTGTGTGTTTTGTCTAATACCAGGAGGATTTCAAATCAGATATACATCACCTGAAAACTTTTTGTtgtgcatctttaaaaaaaagaagtgaaaagaagGAGGTAAGACATGAAAGAATAAGAGAGGGGAGGTGGTTTTTACAGTGGAGCATTTGGAGAAGGAAAGCAGTTAAAGATTGTTGGAAGTGCACTTTTGTGTCTGGTGTTTATAGCTGGGTCAGTATTGAGACAGTTCTTGGCACAAGGTTATATTGGGCAAGGCAAAGGCTGTCTATCCCTGCTATTGTAggacagatatatagatatatctccTTGTAGGTCTATGTTGTGAATTTTCTCTCAGTTGTCAGACAAATATTTGAAAGTTTAAACAAGGTTTTCTGCCTCAGGTGTCGAGAATATTTGTCTCTGGGTTGAATAAAGAACCACCTAGACCAGGCacggccaacatacggcccgcgtGGGCCGGATCcagcccacgtaatgagtttatgccgcccgcgattaaatttttactattctccgctactttaaaatctcagctactcagaagcggaagcatctttgattgttgaaaatcgagatatttaagaagatagtgatacgtggagAAGAATTCTTCGTGTGACTAatttagggttaacttccaataattggtcgaatggatttgcgatacttctttatattttaaaaagattccattataaagatttacaacttttgtactcatctgtattCGATaggaactgtttgacgtttagcggtgatgtgaaacccacattcttttaggcggagtttgtcagtgagcacccaaggtcaaacagttcgttatttttgtggtcaagtgtgctgaatcaagcggcattgtagcacagacagtagctgcagttgataactgaaaacgtgtccaggctctttgtgaaatgaaataattgttttatttgcgatataaccccttcaagctcatgctattaattaaatattgtttcaattgattgcaatatagtttggatatttatacagtatgtaattatatttttattaaaataatgtatattaaaactttttttactcagttacatttattcataaacaaattacaaaataaaactttgtttacttattttacttaaacgaattgtttttgtatttaactttttttttttttttttgtatttttctgaagttggaaatggggaggcagtcagacagactcccgcaggcacccgaccaggatccacccggcatgcccaccagggggcgatgctctgttgcaaccagagccattctagcacttgaggcagaggccatagagccatcctcagcgcccgggccaactctgccccagtggagccttggctacaggaggggaagagagagacagagaggaaggagagggggaggggtggagaagcagatgagcgcttctcatgtgtgccctggccgggaatcgaacccaggactcctgcatgccaggccgacgctctaccactgagccaaccagccagggcctgtatttaacatttttttattttaatattttgtctggcctgtgaaaaatgtttttcttatctAGCTCGGGGGCAAAagctgttggccacgcctgaccTAGATCCAGAAACAAAATGCTTTTAGATGCATGCTCTCTACCACAGAGCAAGACATTTTATAACTGTTTCCCTGAAACTTCCAGGGAGACATACTGGGACATGTTTTGACATGATTAGTAAATGGAAACTAGATTTATGGCACTAAGTAACAACAAATTCTCATGTGAAATACGACATTTATATACTCATGTGCTATCTTTATGTGGTAAATATGAGACCGCATGATTTCCCAGCCTTGGTTCTCAAGTCTCTCTCCCACCAGGTGTTAGACTAGTCAGCCATGGATATTCTCCATGGAACTTCAAAGGGCAAAATATTTGGTTTGGAGGGAGATGGTCCCTTATCTTCTAGTACCAATAAccttttaagggggaaaaaattattcaaaataatagtATGTGCATTTGCTAAGAATGTATCCTTTCACTGAAGCAC
This window contains:
- the GHITM gene encoding growth hormone-inducible transmembrane protein; the protein is MLAARLLCLRTLPSRVFRPAFTEAFPVERNSIRKNQWLLTPSRKYATKTRIGIRRGKTSQELKEAALEPSMEKIFKIDQMGRWFIAGGAAVGLGALCYYGLGMSNEIGAIEKAVIWPQYVKDRIHSTYMYLAGSIGLTALSALSVSRTPVLMNFMMRGSWVTIGATFAAMIGAGMLVQSISYDQSPGPKHLAWLLHSGVMGAVVAPLTILGGPLLIRAAWYTAGIVGGLSTVAMCAPSEKFLNMGAPLGVGLGLVFVSSLGSMFLPPTTVAGATLYSVAIYGGLALFSMFLLYDTQKVIKRAEIVPVYGPHRYDPINSMLGIYMDTLNIFMRVATIIASGGNRKK